A DNA window from Helianthus annuus cultivar XRQ/B chromosome 15, HanXRQr2.0-SUNRISE, whole genome shotgun sequence contains the following coding sequences:
- the LOC110912866 gene encoding protein translation factor SUI1 homolog 1 isoform X1 codes for MSELDLQIPSAFDPFAEASAEDSGAGSKEYVHIRIQQRNGRKSLTTVQGLKKDYSYNKILKDLKKEFCCNGTVVQDSELGQVIQLQGDQRKNVSSFLIQRTTIAFTVDHMEIFQLSSCLYSKKDKRYLSGNILIWI; via the exons ATGTCTGAACTCGACCTCCAGATTCCCTCTGCTTTTG ACCCGTTTGCTGAAGCTAGTGCTGAGGATTCCGGTGCTGGGTCAAAAGAGTACGTTCATATTCGCATCCAGCAACGCAATGGTAGGAAAAGTTTGACAACTGTGCAGGGTTTAAAAAAAGATTATAGTTACAATAAGATTTTGAAGGACCTGAAGAAAGAATTCTGCTGCAATGGCACTGTTGTTCAGGATTCTGAACTAGGCCAG GTCATTCAGCTTCAAGGTGATCAGAGAAAGAACGTCTCTAGCTTTCTTATTCAG CGAACAACCATAGCTTTCACAGTCGATCATATGGAAATCTTCCAACTCTCCTCTTGCCTTTATTCAAAGAAGGACAAAAGATACCTTTCGGGTAATATACTAATATGGATTTGA
- the LOC110912866 gene encoding protein translation factor SUI1 homolog 1 isoform X2 — MSELDLQIPSAFDPFAEASAEDSGAGSKEYVHIRIQQRNGRKSLTTVQGLKKDYSYNKILKDLKKEFCCNGTVVQDSELGQVIQLQGDQRKNVSSFLIQAGIVKKDHIKIHGF, encoded by the exons ATGTCTGAACTCGACCTCCAGATTCCCTCTGCTTTTG ACCCGTTTGCTGAAGCTAGTGCTGAGGATTCCGGTGCTGGGTCAAAAGAGTACGTTCATATTCGCATCCAGCAACGCAATGGTAGGAAAAGTTTGACAACTGTGCAGGGTTTAAAAAAAGATTATAGTTACAATAAGATTTTGAAGGACCTGAAGAAAGAATTCTGCTGCAATGGCACTGTTGTTCAGGATTCTGAACTAGGCCAG GTCATTCAGCTTCAAGGTGATCAGAGAAAGAACGTCTCTAGCTTTCTTATTCAG GCGGGTATAGTGAAGAAGGATCATATCAAGATTCATGGTTTCTGA